A region from the Vibrio sp. SS-MA-C1-2 genome encodes:
- a CDS encoding malate synthase G: protein MNNYIDAFDIKVDQNLFSFVENEVLPGLQVESEQFWCGFSNTIKELAPKNAELLATRDRFQKQLDEWHIAHQSQPFDFSEYKSFLTEIGYLVEEKDAFSIATKDIDPEVAVVAGPQLILPISNARFALNATNARWGSLYNSLYGSDAVTGALPSGKGLDIEKANAVIQWGAEFLDDAIPLTSGSHQDVQVYELCQKEGQHFVLCHLANGDIVDLKDSSQFVGFNTSPILSLLFINNGLHIEVQIDATTPIGQLCNAGIKDVIVEAAQTTIMDFEDSVAAVDAEDKVQAYRNWLDLMKGTLTAEFEKGGKTVTRTIAKDRSYQQPNGEALTLRGRSLLLVRNVGHLMKTNMILDKQGNEIPEGIADAFLTSLCALHERTEEGLINSRFGSIYIVKPKMHGPEESAFTNTLFSCVEETLNLAPATLKVGVMDEERRTSANLKEVIRSVKDRLFFINTGFLDRTGDEIHTSMHAGAVYPKDLIKAQGWIQSYEARNVKIGLDCQLDGTAQIGKGMWAMPDAMQEMLTQKIGHPKAGANCAWVPSPLAAFIHATHYHRCDVKEVQQQIKSATYDYTESLDSLLTPPIMENKDLDSATIAQEIENNAQGILGYVVRWVNQGVGCSKVPDIHDIALMEDRATLRISSQILANWLLHGVCSEQQVMETMKQMAVVVDKQNANDPEYTNMAPDFDNSIAFKAACDLVFKGGEQPSGYTEPLLHGARQQFKASITKPELLAES from the coding sequence ATGAATAATTATATTGATGCTTTTGATATTAAAGTCGATCAAAACTTATTTTCATTTGTAGAGAATGAAGTATTACCTGGCTTGCAAGTTGAATCAGAGCAATTTTGGTGTGGTTTTTCAAATACGATTAAAGAACTCGCACCTAAAAATGCCGAACTTTTAGCCACGCGTGATCGTTTTCAAAAGCAGTTGGATGAGTGGCATATTGCTCATCAAAGCCAGCCATTTGATTTTTCAGAATATAAATCATTTTTAACTGAGATTGGTTATTTAGTTGAAGAAAAAGATGCATTTTCTATCGCAACCAAAGATATTGATCCTGAAGTTGCCGTTGTTGCTGGTCCTCAGTTAATCCTACCTATCTCAAATGCACGATTTGCACTAAATGCAACCAATGCGCGTTGGGGGAGTCTTTATAATTCACTTTACGGTTCTGATGCTGTAACAGGGGCATTACCAAGTGGTAAAGGATTAGATATAGAAAAAGCCAACGCGGTGATTCAATGGGGAGCCGAATTTTTAGATGATGCTATTCCATTGACTTCAGGTTCTCATCAAGATGTCCAAGTGTATGAGTTATGTCAAAAAGAAGGCCAACACTTTGTACTTTGTCACCTTGCTAATGGCGACATCGTAGATCTGAAAGATTCTAGCCAATTTGTTGGTTTCAATACATCTCCGATATTGTCTCTATTGTTTATTAATAATGGTTTACATATTGAAGTGCAAATTGATGCCACAACACCGATTGGTCAATTATGCAATGCCGGCATTAAAGATGTCATTGTTGAAGCAGCTCAGACAACAATTATGGATTTTGAAGATTCAGTTGCAGCTGTGGATGCTGAAGATAAAGTACAAGCTTATCGTAATTGGTTAGATTTGATGAAGGGAACGTTGACCGCCGAGTTTGAAAAAGGTGGTAAAACAGTCACTCGAACCATTGCCAAAGATAGATCTTACCAACAGCCAAACGGAGAAGCATTAACTTTACGTGGTCGCAGTTTGTTACTTGTTAGAAATGTTGGTCACTTAATGAAAACCAATATGATTTTGGATAAGCAAGGCAATGAGATCCCTGAAGGAATTGCAGATGCCTTTTTAACGTCATTATGCGCACTTCATGAGCGTACAGAAGAAGGTTTAATTAATTCTCGATTTGGTAGCATCTATATTGTTAAGCCTAAAATGCACGGCCCTGAAGAGAGTGCGTTTACAAATACTCTATTTTCTTGTGTTGAAGAGACCTTGAACTTGGCACCAGCAACATTAAAAGTCGGTGTAATGGATGAAGAACGTCGTACTTCCGCCAATCTAAAAGAAGTGATTCGTAGTGTTAAAGATCGTTTATTCTTTATTAATACGGGCTTCCTTGATCGTACTGGTGATGAGATCCACACTTCGATGCATGCTGGTGCGGTTTATCCAAAAGATTTAATCAAAGCACAAGGTTGGATTCAATCTTATGAAGCACGTAATGTTAAGATTGGTTTAGATTGCCAATTAGATGGGACAGCTCAGATTGGTAAGGGCATGTGGGCAATGCCAGATGCGATGCAAGAGATGCTAACTCAGAAGATTGGTCATCCTAAAGCTGGGGCTAATTGTGCTTGGGTTCCTTCGCCATTAGCTGCATTTATTCATGCCACTCATTATCATCGTTGCGATGTGAAAGAGGTTCAACAGCAGATTAAATCAGCCACTTATGATTATACCGAATCATTAGATAGCCTATTAACACCGCCAATTATGGAGAATAAAGACCTTGATTCAGCCACGATTGCTCAAGAAATTGAGAACAATGCGCAAGGTATTTTAGGTTATGTGGTTCGTTGGGTTAATCAAGGGGTTGGTTGCTCTAAAGTGCCAGATATTCATGATATTGCGTTGATGGAAGATCGTGCAACATTGCGTATCTCAAGCCAAATTCTAGCTAATTGGTTACTCCATGGTGTTTGTAGTGAACAACAAGTGATGGAAACAATGAAGCAAATGGCAGTGGTTGTCGATAAACAAAATGCGAATGATCCTGAGTATACCAATATGGCTCCTGATTTTGATAACAGCATTGCGTTTAAAGCGGCTTGCGATTTGGTTTTCAAAGGTGGTGAACAACCTAGTGGCTACACTGAACCCTTACTACATGGGGCAAGACAGCAGTTTAAAGCCAGTATTACAAAACCAGAATTACTTGCTGAGTCTTAA